From a region of the Odontesthes bonariensis isolate fOdoBon6 chromosome 2, fOdoBon6.hap1, whole genome shotgun sequence genome:
- the fam98a gene encoding protein FAM98A — MENDILISLEDLGYQGPLLEEGALDSSVSSGAVSPEFTKLCAWITSELRFYTKLEENVHATNCPSEAEGFQLEMSGLLSELACPYSVLTSGDITKRFLSRTDCLLLITFLVSELEASRMILINKPQKKAQESGSPVFQELKGICVALGMSKPPANITMFQFFSGIEKKLKEAISRVPGNHVGEPLLKRALGPVHLEKIEAINQALVNEYEVRRKMLLKRLDVTVQSFGWSDRAKTRAENLGKVYQPLRSALITKSKISVAHLLAARQDFSKILRTSSGKIREKTACAINKVLMGRVPDRGGRPCEIEPPPPEMPSWQKRQDAPQGGGHYGGGQGGNRGGYDHYSQGGRGGYERGGAGHNDKGGRGAGGRGGGGKVQGSWGDGGGGGRGGYSQGHYQDSAGHHGGGGRGGYGGGNNRGGGGSTQGGYQEPSYHAGGGGYHDNYHQDGGWHQERGGGRGGRGGRGRGRGGQGGGGGWGGRGGQNSNQGGQFEQFFQHGGQHYNQAGFSQGRHYTS; from the exons CTACCAAGGCCCTCTATTGGAAGAAGGAGCTCTTGATTCTTCTGTGAGCAGCGGAGCAGTTTCGCCTGAGTTTACCAAGCTCTGCGCCTGGATCACCTCAGAGCTCAGATTTTACACCAAACTGGAGGAAAATGTCCATGCAACCAACT GCCCAAGTGAGGCGGAAGGCTTCCAGCTGGAGATGAGTGGTCTGCTGTCGGAGCTCGCCTGTCCTTACTCTGTCCTGACCAGCGGAGACATCACCAAGAGGTTCCTCAGCAGGACTGACTGCCTGCTGCTCATAA CCTTTTTAGTGTCTGAGTTGGAGGCGTCGAGGATGATCCTGATTAACAAGCCTCAGAAGAAAGCCCAGGAGTCCGGCAGCCCCGTCTTCCAGGAGCTGAAGGGCATCTGCGTGGCACTGGGCATGTCCAAACCTCCAGCCAACATCACCATGTTCCAGTTCTTCAGTGGAATTGAGAAGAAG TTGAAAGAAGCCATAAGTCGAGTCCCAGGAAATCATGTCGGGGAGCCTTTGCTGAAGAGGGCTCTTGGACCTGTTCACTTG GAAAAGATTGAGGCTATAAACCAAGCGCTGGTAAATGAGTATGAAGTAAGAAGGAAGATGTTGTTGAAACGTCTCGATGTGACGGTACAGTCCTTCGGTTGGTCAGACAGAGCAAAG ACACGTGCTGAAAACCTGGGGAAAGTGTACCAGCCACTGCGCTCTGCTCTCATTACCAAAAGTAAAATCTCTGTTGCTCACCTTCTCGCGGCTCGACAAGACTTCTCCAAGATCCTTCGCACGAGCAGCGGCAAGATCAGAGAGAAGACTGCTTGTGCCATTAATAAG GTTCTGATGGGCCGCGTGCCCGACAGGGGAGGCAGGCCCTGCGAGATCGAGCCTCCCCCTCCAGAAATGCCCTCCTGGCAGAAGCGTCAGGATGCTCCCCAAGGTGGAGGACATTATGGTGGAGGACAGGGTGGCAACAGGGGGGGCTACGACCACTACTCCCAAGGTGGCCGTGGAGGCTATGAGAGAGGAGGGGCTGGACACAATGACAagggaggcagaggagctggtggcagagggggaggggggaaGGTTCAGGGAAGCTGGGGAgatggaggtggtggaggaagaGGTGGCTATAGCCAAGGCCACTATCAAGATTCAGCGGGTCATCAtgggggaggagggagaggaggttATGGAGGAGGAAACaaccgaggaggaggaggaagcacCCAAGGCGGTTACCAGGAGCCCAGCTATCATGCAGGTGGCGGGGGTTACCATGACAATTATCACCAAGACGGAGGCTGGCATCAGGAGAGAGGCGGAGGCCGTGGAGGTCGAGGGGGTAGGGGTAGAGGTAGAGGAGGACAAGGCGGCGGCGGTGGCTGGGGAGGCAGAGGGGGGCAGAATTCCAATCAAGGAGGACAGTTTGAACAGTTCTTCCAACACGGAGGGCAGCACTACAACCAGGCCGGCTTCAGTCAGGGCAGACACTACACCAGCTGA
- the LOC142398247 gene encoding uncharacterized protein LOC142398247 isoform X2, giving the protein MYHPDQSARGTAPPFGPPPPHIPSFRLPSGACPVPPPGHPPPGPSDNHYLHNRPPRGHYISPHCSNFSIDRSTVIALGGSQQIVPPAETPHHHHPDSSDRAGEEFLRCIAANKPLPNYLKGNMAYNLADAFKSANVLKEAVKSDPQFQKHVARSKSRSRSRSRGKSRGRSRGRSRGKSRAKSRPRSKSQARSKSQARSKSQARSRSRGRSKSHVRGKNRGRSKNRTRSRSRSRSKKSRMRSKSRVRRSKSRSSSREKSHGKDRRRKRSPGRCGSSNDLTGNSLLEGLKLVMNSKDLEDRLPSLKEAILTIQASDESKRVQCVADEPSCQQHDSQDTSASVENDSMLLPHERVGSDFSWLQEKSVEDISAQKANELEDEESFLYGTEASPQTGENATVQDMDSSHVGSHQNMSLFSSLRNLLDPKQTLQVASSAFVSSGLGGTECEKVENILNSLGTSSDVCKVKVKTQGPKEGNKLPPGLLSSDTAVSTLNNPNVRKALESLQSLIKATKEKRTKSDEPSQTSDKVKEGDSEERKREKQAKISQMGTLAKELEELFKQDGLSFLSPVIGFYCQKCEEFIGDLNSAEKHAAVHHHIHSSSREQLDKHGKDGKGHSHHHSTASSQQSHSSERREHREHSHHGNAGDRRNNRDLQRNRKDAQHADNLKSHRTGQENSYLKEEMKKEMMLITVSRGLTPPPPNIRVKEEGSKEPAGTGRGTFRAGDADGKEKSSKSSRGADKREKSVSSGSSDGDKSPKTKQPKKKKKKKEKKKKKKEDKS; this is encoded by the exons ATGTACCACCCAGATCAATCCGCACGTGGCACTGCGCCGCCGTTTGGCCCCCCGCCACCCCACATTCCTTCCTTCAGACTTCCCTCAGGGGCCTGTCCCGTGCCTCCTCCGGGACATCCACCCCCAGGACCGTCGGATAACCATTACCTCCACAACAGGCCACCGAGAGGGCACTACATCAGC CCCCACTGTAGCAACTTCTCCATTGACCGTAGtacagtgattgctttgggAGGAAGCCAGCAGATTGTCCCTCCTGCAGAAACtccacatcatcatcatccagaCAGCAG TGACCGAGCTGGTGAGGAATTTCTGAGATGCATCGCAGCCAACAAACCTCTCCCGAACTATCTCAAAGGGAACATGGCATACAACCTGGCTGACGCATTTAAATCTGCCAATGTCTTGAAAGAAGCTGTCAAATCAGACCCTCAGTTCCAGAAGCATGTGGCCAGGAGCAAGAGTCGTAGTCGATCCCGAAGCCGTGGCAAAAGCCGTGGCAGAAGCCGTGGCAGAAGCCGTGGCAAATCTCGAGCTAAAAGCCGACCGCGCAGCAAAAGCCAAGCGCGCAGCAAAAGCCAAGCACGCAGCAAAAGCCAAGCACGCAGCCGAAGCAGGGGAAGGAGCAAAAGTCATGTTCGTGGCAAGAATCGTGGCAGAAGCAAAAACCGGACACGCAGCAGGAGCCGCAGCCGCAGCAAGAAGAGTCGCATGCGAAGCAAGAGCCGAGTCAGAAGGTCGAAGTCGCGAAGTAGCAGTCGTGAAAAGAGCCACGGCAAAGAccggaggaggaagaggagtccTGGCCGCTGTGGCAGCAGCAACGATCTAACAGGCAACAGTCTGTTGGAAGGACTGAAACTGGTCATGAACAGCAAAGACTTGGAAGACAGGTTACCTTCTCTCAAGGAAGCCATCCTCACTATTCAG GCCTCGGATGAAAGCAAACGAGTGCAGTGTGTGGCTGATGAgcccagctgtcagcaacatgACAGTCAGGACACTTCAGCGTCAGTGGAAAATGACAGCATGCTGCTTCCCCATGAAAGAGTGGGCAGTGACTTCTCTTGGCTCCAAGAGAAGAGTGTGGAGGACATCTCAGCCCAGAAAGCCAATGAGCTGGAGGATGAAGAGTCATTCCTGTATGGCACTGAAGCCTCTCCCCAGACTGGAGAAAATGCCACAGTGCAGGACATGGATAGTTCTCATGTTGGCAGTCACCAGAACATGTCCCTGTTCAGTAGTCTCCGAAATCTTCTCGATCCCAAACAAACCCTTCAGGTGGCTTCATCGGCCTTTGTCTCCTCCGGCTTGGGTGGCACGGAGTGTGAGAAAGTTGAGAACATATTGAATAGCCTTGGTACATCATCAGATGTTTGTAAGGTTAAGGTGAAGACACAAGGTCCAAAGGAGGGCAACAAGCTGCCTCCTGGCCTCCTCAGTTCAGACACAGCAGTATCAACACTGAATAACCCCAATGTTCGCAAGGCTCTGGAGTCCCTGCAGTCTCTCATCAAAG CAACGAAGGAGAAACGGACAAAAAGTGATGAACCATCTCAGACATCTGATAAAGTGAAG GAAGGTGACAgtgaggaaaggaaaagagaaaaacaagccaAAATAAGTCAAATGGGGACATTGGCAAAAGAGTTGGAGGAGTTGTTTAAACAGGATG GACTGAGTTTTCTGTCTCCAGTGATTGGGTTTTACTGTCAGAAATGTGAGGAGTTCATTGGAGATCTGAATTCAGCTGAAAAGCATGCTGCTGTCCACCACCACATTCACTCCAGCAGT AGAGAGCAGTTGGACAAGCATGGAAAAGACGGCAAAGGACACTCACACCATCACAGCACTGCCAGCAGCCAACAATCCCACTCCTCTGAGAGAAGGGAGCACAGGGAGCACAGTCACCACGGTAATGCAGGTGACCGCAGGAATAACAGGGACCTCCAACGGAACAGGAAGGATGCTCAGCATGCAGACAACCTCAAAAGCCACAGGACTGGGCAGGAAAACAGCTATTTGaaagaggaaatgaaaaaagaaatgatgCTTATAACCGTGTCCCGTGGACTGACGCCTCCACCTCCGAACATCCGAGTCAAGGAGGAGGGGAGCAAAGAGCCGGCTGGCACCGGCCGCGGCACATTCAGAGCTGGAGACGCAGACGGCAAAGAGAAATCTTCTAAGAGCAGCAGAGGTgcagacaaaagagaaaaaagtgtGAGCAGTGGCAGCAGTGATGGGGACAAATCACCGAAAACCAAAcagccaaaaaagaaaaagaagaaaaaggagaagaagaagaagaagaaggaagacAAGTCTTAA
- the LOC142398247 gene encoding uncharacterized protein LOC142398247 isoform X1 — MYHPDQSARGTAPPFGPPPPHIPSFRLPSGACPVPPPGHPPPGPSDNHYLHNRPPRGHYISPHCSNFSIDRSTVIALGGSQQIVPPAETPHHHHPDSSDRAGEEFLRCIAANKPLPNYLKGNMAYNLADAFKSANVLKEAVKSDPQFQKHVARSKSRSRSRSRGKSRGRSRGRSRGKSRAKSRPRSKSQARSKSQARSKSQARSRSRGRSKSHVRGKNRGRSKNRTRSRSRSRSKKSRMRSKSRVRRSKSRSSSREKSHGKDRRRKRSPGRCGSSNDLTGNSLLEGLKLVMNSKDLEDRLPSLKEAILTIQASDESKRVQCVADEPSCQQHDSQDTSASVENDSMLLPHERVGSDFSWLQEKSVEDISAQKANELEDEESFLYGTEASPQTGENATVQDMDSSHVGSHQNMSLFSSLRNLLDPKQTLQVASSAFVSSGLGGTECEKVENILNSLGTSSDVCKVKVKTQGPKEGNKLPPGLLSSDTAVSTLNNPNVRKALESLQSLIKATKEKRTKSDEPSQTSDKVKEGDSEERKREKQAKISQMGTLAKELEELFKQDGLSFLSPVIGFYCQKCEEFIGDLNSAEKHAAVHHHIHSSSQREQLDKHGKDGKGHSHHHSTASSQQSHSSERREHREHSHHGNAGDRRNNRDLQRNRKDAQHADNLKSHRTGQENSYLKEEMKKEMMLITVSRGLTPPPPNIRVKEEGSKEPAGTGRGTFRAGDADGKEKSSKSSRGADKREKSVSSGSSDGDKSPKTKQPKKKKKKKEKKKKKKEDKS, encoded by the exons ATGTACCACCCAGATCAATCCGCACGTGGCACTGCGCCGCCGTTTGGCCCCCCGCCACCCCACATTCCTTCCTTCAGACTTCCCTCAGGGGCCTGTCCCGTGCCTCCTCCGGGACATCCACCCCCAGGACCGTCGGATAACCATTACCTCCACAACAGGCCACCGAGAGGGCACTACATCAGC CCCCACTGTAGCAACTTCTCCATTGACCGTAGtacagtgattgctttgggAGGAAGCCAGCAGATTGTCCCTCCTGCAGAAACtccacatcatcatcatccagaCAGCAG TGACCGAGCTGGTGAGGAATTTCTGAGATGCATCGCAGCCAACAAACCTCTCCCGAACTATCTCAAAGGGAACATGGCATACAACCTGGCTGACGCATTTAAATCTGCCAATGTCTTGAAAGAAGCTGTCAAATCAGACCCTCAGTTCCAGAAGCATGTGGCCAGGAGCAAGAGTCGTAGTCGATCCCGAAGCCGTGGCAAAAGCCGTGGCAGAAGCCGTGGCAGAAGCCGTGGCAAATCTCGAGCTAAAAGCCGACCGCGCAGCAAAAGCCAAGCGCGCAGCAAAAGCCAAGCACGCAGCAAAAGCCAAGCACGCAGCCGAAGCAGGGGAAGGAGCAAAAGTCATGTTCGTGGCAAGAATCGTGGCAGAAGCAAAAACCGGACACGCAGCAGGAGCCGCAGCCGCAGCAAGAAGAGTCGCATGCGAAGCAAGAGCCGAGTCAGAAGGTCGAAGTCGCGAAGTAGCAGTCGTGAAAAGAGCCACGGCAAAGAccggaggaggaagaggagtccTGGCCGCTGTGGCAGCAGCAACGATCTAACAGGCAACAGTCTGTTGGAAGGACTGAAACTGGTCATGAACAGCAAAGACTTGGAAGACAGGTTACCTTCTCTCAAGGAAGCCATCCTCACTATTCAG GCCTCGGATGAAAGCAAACGAGTGCAGTGTGTGGCTGATGAgcccagctgtcagcaacatgACAGTCAGGACACTTCAGCGTCAGTGGAAAATGACAGCATGCTGCTTCCCCATGAAAGAGTGGGCAGTGACTTCTCTTGGCTCCAAGAGAAGAGTGTGGAGGACATCTCAGCCCAGAAAGCCAATGAGCTGGAGGATGAAGAGTCATTCCTGTATGGCACTGAAGCCTCTCCCCAGACTGGAGAAAATGCCACAGTGCAGGACATGGATAGTTCTCATGTTGGCAGTCACCAGAACATGTCCCTGTTCAGTAGTCTCCGAAATCTTCTCGATCCCAAACAAACCCTTCAGGTGGCTTCATCGGCCTTTGTCTCCTCCGGCTTGGGTGGCACGGAGTGTGAGAAAGTTGAGAACATATTGAATAGCCTTGGTACATCATCAGATGTTTGTAAGGTTAAGGTGAAGACACAAGGTCCAAAGGAGGGCAACAAGCTGCCTCCTGGCCTCCTCAGTTCAGACACAGCAGTATCAACACTGAATAACCCCAATGTTCGCAAGGCTCTGGAGTCCCTGCAGTCTCTCATCAAAG CAACGAAGGAGAAACGGACAAAAAGTGATGAACCATCTCAGACATCTGATAAAGTGAAG GAAGGTGACAgtgaggaaaggaaaagagaaaaacaagccaAAATAAGTCAAATGGGGACATTGGCAAAAGAGTTGGAGGAGTTGTTTAAACAGGATG GACTGAGTTTTCTGTCTCCAGTGATTGGGTTTTACTGTCAGAAATGTGAGGAGTTCATTGGAGATCTGAATTCAGCTGAAAAGCATGCTGCTGTCCACCACCACATTCACTCCAGCAGT CAGAGAGAGCAGTTGGACAAGCATGGAAAAGACGGCAAAGGACACTCACACCATCACAGCACTGCCAGCAGCCAACAATCCCACTCCTCTGAGAGAAGGGAGCACAGGGAGCACAGTCACCACGGTAATGCAGGTGACCGCAGGAATAACAGGGACCTCCAACGGAACAGGAAGGATGCTCAGCATGCAGACAACCTCAAAAGCCACAGGACTGGGCAGGAAAACAGCTATTTGaaagaggaaatgaaaaaagaaatgatgCTTATAACCGTGTCCCGTGGACTGACGCCTCCACCTCCGAACATCCGAGTCAAGGAGGAGGGGAGCAAAGAGCCGGCTGGCACCGGCCGCGGCACATTCAGAGCTGGAGACGCAGACGGCAAAGAGAAATCTTCTAAGAGCAGCAGAGGTgcagacaaaagagaaaaaagtgtGAGCAGTGGCAGCAGTGATGGGGACAAATCACCGAAAACCAAAcagccaaaaaagaaaaagaagaaaaaggagaagaagaagaagaagaaggaagacAAGTCTTAA